Proteins co-encoded in one Candidatus Thiodictyon syntrophicum genomic window:
- a CDS encoding type II toxin-antitoxin system RelE/ParE family toxin, translating into MSYRVVVRRNAELDIAGAIHWYQERRRGLGSEFHAQFSRTIERLADNPLIYPVVYRGVRRAVLHRFPYLVWYRVQDSVVTVLACTHAKRHPDMARTRLADQ; encoded by the coding sequence GTGAGCTATCGCGTTGTCGTGCGGCGCAATGCAGAGCTTGACATTGCCGGCGCTATCCATTGGTATCAAGAGCGGCGCAGGGGCTTGGGGTCCGAATTCCACGCGCAGTTCAGCCGCACCATTGAACGGCTGGCGGACAATCCGCTGATCTACCCGGTGGTGTATCGCGGGGTGCGCAGAGCGGTCTTACACCGATTCCCATACTTGGTCTGGTACCGGGTTCAAGACTCGGTGGTCACGGTCCTTGCCTGCACCCATGCCAAACGCCACCCGGACATGGCGCGCACACGTCTCGCCGATCAGTAA
- a CDS encoding addiction module protein, with product MVNAALISQVRKLDVADRIELIRTVWETFDEPDLAITEAEKVLLDARLADAENNPMDQSPWSEVQSRLLRQLP from the coding sequence ATGGTCAATGCAGCGCTGATTTCTCAAGTCCGGAAACTGGACGTGGCGGATCGGATCGAACTGATCCGCACCGTTTGGGAGACCTTCGATGAACCGGACCTGGCCATTACGGAAGCAGAAAAAGTCCTCTTAGACGCGCGCTTGGCCGACGCAGAAAACAACCCCATGGACCAGAGCCCGTGGTCGGAGGTTCAGTCCCGGCTGTTGCGGCAGCTTCCGTGA
- a CDS encoding cell surface protein encodes MSTNETATTAAAAATANATAIARATPMRYLEKAMNGLHDLGLVPTDADKRVDPIIALLNQISDLDEARVTAIARTLDQASLFNEVVRKQVAAMSIGSRYEDITNAFNSIRDDAKTMVDQIADGKLDTFERMGNVWMKVTRGDIASRFDKIKGTYQEVTAATADQIGREQRILEAYQDFRGALKQSEVLGLEVLKTAQVRLDACKVAVQEAMKVLEAAGAQGVPQEPAERARLELARDEQVRALQLEEKRYQIAKDLSDNLTVSYNTSEVVMARLVQTTNAKERVYSQAVSFFSTNEVVLTALTASFTGLFGLHEATQTVEAMKDGVSKSLEVLADMGGKVQEAAVRAGYGPTIRADSVKKLVESVVSWQSKSFEIIEEMRKESTRNANEIRDAVEDGKRKLARLAQEGKGLEVAIKS; translated from the coding sequence ATGAGCACGAACGAGACCGCCACCACCGCCGCTGCCGCCGCGACGGCCAACGCGACCGCCATTGCCCGGGCGACCCCCATGAGGTACCTGGAAAAGGCCATGAACGGCCTGCACGACCTGGGCCTGGTGCCTACGGACGCCGACAAGCGGGTGGACCCGATCATCGCCCTACTGAACCAGATCTCCGACCTCGACGAGGCGCGGGTGACCGCCATCGCCCGCACCCTGGACCAGGCCTCGCTCTTCAACGAGGTGGTCCGCAAGCAGGTGGCGGCCATGAGCATCGGCAGCCGCTACGAGGACATCACCAATGCCTTCAACAGCATCCGTGACGATGCCAAGACCATGGTGGACCAGATCGCGGATGGTAAGCTGGACACGTTCGAGCGCATGGGCAATGTCTGGATGAAGGTCACCCGCGGTGACATCGCCAGCCGTTTCGACAAGATCAAGGGCACCTATCAGGAGGTCACGGCCGCGACCGCCGACCAGATCGGGCGGGAGCAGCGGATCCTTGAGGCCTATCAGGACTTCCGCGGTGCGCTCAAGCAGTCCGAGGTCCTGGGGCTGGAGGTGCTCAAGACCGCGCAGGTGCGGCTTGACGCCTGCAAGGTCGCGGTCCAGGAGGCGATGAAGGTGCTGGAGGCGGCCGGTGCCCAAGGGGTCCCGCAGGAGCCGGCGGAGCGCGCCCGCCTGGAACTGGCCCGGGACGAACAGGTGCGCGCCCTGCAACTGGAGGAGAAGCGCTACCAGATCGCCAAGGACCTGTCGGACAACCTGACGGTCTCCTACAACACCTCCGAGGTCGTGATGGCGCGCCTGGTGCAGACCACCAACGCCAAGGAGCGGGTCTATTCGCAGGCGGTCAGCTTCTTCAGCACCAACGAGGTGGTGCTGACCGCGCTCACGGCCTCCTTCACCGGTCTGTTCGGGCTGCACGAGGCGACCCAGACGGTCGAGGCCATGAAGGACGGGGTCAGCAAGTCGCTGGAGGTCCTGGCGGACATGGGCGGCAAGGTCCAGGAGGCGGCGGTGCGCGCCGGCTATGGTCCGACCATCCGCGCCGATTCGGTCAAGAAGCTCGTGGAGTCCGTGGTCTCCTGGCAGAGCAAGTCCTTTGAGATCATCGAGGAGATGCGCAAGGAAAGCACCCGCAACGCCAACGAGATCCGCGACGCGGTGGAGGACGGCAAGCGCAAGCTCGCGCGCCTGGCCCAGGAGGGCAAGGGCCTCGAGGTGGCGATCAAGTCATGA